GAACGGCGGCTGACCGGCCGTCAAGTACCCAGCCGGTCAGAGGCGTCGGGGCCCGACACCGTCCTCGGCGAGGGTGTCACCGGGGTTCAGCAGGGCGCAGGCCTTCATCGAGAGACACCCGCAGCCGATGCACCCGGTCAGTTCGGCCTCGAGCCGCTCGATGGTCTGCCGGCGCTCCTCCAGTCGAAGCTTCCAGCCTCGCGAGGCGCGCTGCCACTCCTGGTGACTCGGCGGCCGGTCGAGCGGCACGTCGGCGAACGCCTCCCCGAGGTCCTGCAACGGGATGCCGATCCGTTTCGCCACCGAGATCAGCGCGACCCGGCGCAACATGTGCCGCGGGTACCGGCGTTGGTTGCGCTCGTCGCGCTCGGAGGCGATCAGGCCGAGCTCCTCGTAGAACCGCAGCGCGGAGACGGCCGCCCCGGTCCGCGCGCTCACCTCGCCGATCGCCAGCCAGTCGTCCGGGGTGGCCCGGGTGTCGTCGCCGGAGCGGTAGCTCGTCATGCGGTGCCTCCCCTTGTTGACCTCAAGATTACTTGAGGTCATACGGTCGGCTGCGTCGGAACGGCAACAGGACCGGAGAGGACCGCAGTTCGATGACCTATGTGATCGCTTTGCCCTGCGTGGACGTCAAGGACAAGGCATGCCTGGACGAGTGCCCCCTCGACTGCATCTACGAGGGCGAGCGCATGCTCTACATACAGCCCGACGAGTGCATCGACTGCGGCGCCTGCGAGCCGGTGTGCCCCGTCGAAGCGATCTACTTCGAGGACGACACCCCGCCGGAGTGGCAGCACTTCACTGCCGTGAACGCCGAGTTCTTCGACGAGCTCGGCGCCCCCGGCGGCAGCGCGAAGCTCGGTCCGATCGGGCGGGACCACCCGGTCGTGGCGGCGCTGCCCGAGTGAGGTGGAACAGGTGCGAGGGCCGTGCTGATGTGCACGGCCCTCGCACCGGGTGTGGGGCGCCCCGTTCCCGCCCTCGTCGTCCGGATCTGCACGGTGGTGGTGAGTTGTGCGGTGTGCCCTGTCACCTGTACGCGGTGCTGAGCTGCACTGTTGGTGAGGAATCGAACCCCTTGCGTTGCTCTTCACGCACCAAGGGCCGGATAGACCGCCGACCCGCGGTTTGTGCACGCCTCCGTGACGACTACCTGCTTCCCACACCCGGCTCGTGGGGTCAGTCCTCGATCAGGTCGATCTCCCAGTTGGTGCGCTGGATCAGGGTGTCCACCTCGCGGATCTCCTTGGCCATGACGTCCGCCTGGGCCCGGAGTTCGGCGACCGGCAGGGCGGAGAGGATCCTCAGCTCGGACCGCATCTGCCGTACGGCTCCCCGCTGGTCACGTCCGGAGGCGGCGTCGGCGGCCGAGGTGATCACCGAGTGGCGCAGCCGCAGGACGTCCCGGCGGGCGAGGGCGTCGGTCAGGGTGCCGCCGCCCTCGATGATCGCGGTGGAGTTGGTCCGGTTGATCTGACGGATCAGCCGCTCCAGCTCGTCCAGCACCTCGCCGGCCTGGGCCAGGACCTCCGCCGCGTTCTCGGCCGGTTCCTCACCCTCCTGGTAGCGGGCACTGCCGACGACGCGCGTCCGCAACTGCTCCACCCGCCGCACCGCAGCCGCGCGCTGCGCGAGCGCTTCAGCCAGTTTCACCGCGTCATCACCTCAGACGTCCTTGATCGTCCGGCAAGTATGCACGTCCTGCGGGGGAACAGACGTGATCGTTTCCCGGCACCTCGTGTCGCAGGGGCATGTGATGCTGCCAAGCAGCAAGGAATGGCAGCGGACGACAGGGGCGGATGGGATGGGATTCGAGGGCCAGGTCTGGCGACTGGTGCAGAGGATGACGGTGATCACACCGTGAACGATTCGACGACACCTCTGAACAGTGGCGCTGACCCCGGCCTGCCGGTGATGACGTGGGGGCGGTTCTGGCAGCTCGTCGAGGTTCTCGGCGGCGAGGCCGGCACTGAGACGTGTCAGGGTTTCGAAGAGGCCTGCGCGCGCCTGACGGAGACGCTTTCGCGCGAGCCGGTGGGCCAGATCATCGGCTTTGGTGAGCGTCTCGCGGAAGCTCTCTACCGGTTGGACCAAGCGGACTTCGGCACACAGCCCGTCCTCGGGATGGCAGGGCCCGACGGTTCGCCGTTCCCGCAGTCGGACGACGGCTTCCTCTGCTCCCGGGCTGCCGTTGTGGCCGCCGGCCGCCAGGTATACGAGAGCATCTTCGGCCATCCGGAACGGTTCGCACCGTTCACCGCACGACACTGCGAGGAGCTGCTCTACGTCCACGAGGAGGCATTCGAGCAGGTGACCGGGGCGGAGTGGGATCGCCTCACCCGCTACGACTACGAGTCCTGCTCGAACAAGGACGGCTGGCCCGAGCTCGGTGGCTGAGCAGCGTCGGTCGCAGAGCCGGTGACCATCCGGCCGGGCGGGAGGGGGTGTCGCTCGAGCCACAGGAGACGACGTACTGCTGGTACTGCTCAAGTGCCATGGGTATTCGCGGGGCCGGGGATTCAGCTGTTCCTGGCGGGCGTGGCCCCCGGCGGGTTCCGGGGGCGGGCCCGTTACTCCTGCTTCTCGCCGGATGCGAAGCGGGAGATGATCAGCGCGACGATGATGATCGCGCCGTTGAGGAACTGGTTCCAGAGCGGGGGCACGCCCGCCAAGGTCATGACGTTGACGACCAGTTGGAGGGTCAGCACGCCGGTGAGGGCGCCGAAGAGGGTGCCGCGGCCGCCGTTGAGGCTGACGCCGCCGATGACGGTGGCGGCGAAGACCTGGAAGATCCAGCCGTTGCCCTGGTCGGCGGAGATGGAGCCGTAGTGGCCGGTGTAGAGGATGCCGGCGAAGGCGGCGAGCAGGCTGCCCAGGATGAGGACGATCCAGGTGATCCGGTCGACCCGGATGCCGGCGGCGCGGGCGGCCTCGGCGTTGCCGCCGATCGCGTAGAGGGCGCGGCCGTGCCGGAGCCAGGCGAGCGCGGAGCCGGCGATCAGGAAGAGCAGGGCACAGATCCAGATCGCGGCGGGGACGCCGAGCCAGCTGGTGCGGCCGAGGTACGTGAAGGAGCTCGGCAGGTTGACGATCGACTGGCCCTCGGAGATGGCGACCTGGAGGCCGCGCAGCAGGGTGAGTGCGCCGAGGGTGACGATGAATCCGTTCAGGCGCAGCTTGAGGATGAGGAAGCCGTTGACCGCCCCGATCAGCGCGCCGACCAGCAGACAGAGCGGGATGGCGGACCAACCGGGAAAGAGGCCAAGGCCGTTGAAGCGTGCGCCGTGGTCGGGCAGCACCAGCCAGACCGCGATGACCGGGGCCACGCCGATGGTGGACTCCAGTGAGAGGTCCATCCGGGCGGCGATCAGGATCAGCGCCTCGGCCAGGACCAGCAGGCTCAGCTCGGTGGCCTGCTGGCCGACGCCGAGCAGGTTGTCGGAGGTGAGGAAGGCGGGCGAGACGATGAAGCCGATCACGCCCAGCACCAGCAGGACCGGGACGAGGGAGAGGTCGCGGTAGCGCGCCAGGCTGAAGCGGGGGCGGGCGGGCGCGGGGACGGCGGTGGTCACGTGTGCGCTGACCTCAGTGGTGGGAGACATGGCTTTCCTTCGTGTCGGTCGGGCCGGTCATGCCCTCCATGGCTGAGACCAGTTCTTCGTCGCTCCAGCCGGGTGCGAACTCGGCGACCACGCGGCCGTGGAACATGGCCAGGACGCGGTCGCAGACCCGCAGGTCGTCGAGTTCGTCGGAGACGATCAGGGCGGTCTTTCCGGCGTCGGCGACCTGGCGGACAGTGCCGAGCAGGGATTCCTTGGACTTGATGTCGACGCCGTTGGTGGGGCGGATCGCCACCAGTACGTGCGGCTCGGTGGCCAGCGCCCGGGCGATGACCACCTTCTGCTGGTTGCCGCCGGACAGCGCGGAGACCGGGGTCGAGGGCCCGGGCGTCTTGATGTCGAGGTCGGCGATCATCCGCTCGGCGAAGGCCCGGGTCCGGGAGGGCAGCACCGTGCCGAACGGGCCGAGCTGGTCACCGACCGTCAGGGTGGCGTTCTCGGCGACGCTGCGCTGCGGGATGAGGCCCTGGATGTGCCGGTCCTCGGGGACGAAGCCGATGCCCGCCGCGAGGGCGGCGGGGACCCTGCCGGTACGTACCGGCCGGCCCGCGACGGTGACCGTCCCGGATTGGGGGCGGTGCAGCCCGGCGAGGGTCTCGCCGAGCTGGACGTTCCCGCTGGCGGCCGCGCCGGCCAGGCCGACCACCTCGCCGGGACGGGCGGTCAGGGCGAAGTCCTGGTAGGAGCCGGTCAGGCTGAGCCCCGCGACCTCCAACAAGGGTGTGCTGTCCAGGTCTTGACGGTCCGTCACCGACCAGGCGGGTTCGCCGTTCCGGGTGCTCTCGCCGGTCATCGCCTCCACCAGGGCCTGTTGGCCGAGTTCGGCGACCGGGGCGGTGACGATGTGCCGGGCGTCCCGGTAGACCGTGACGGTGGTGCAGAGGTCGTAGACCTCCTGGAGGTGGTGCGAGATGAACAGAAAGGCGACGCCCTGCTGTTGGAGCGAGCGCAGCTTGTCGAAGAGCTTCTCGATGCCGTGGGCGTCGAGTTTGGCGGTGGGCTCGTCCAGGATGATGAACCGGGCGCCGAACGAGAGTGCGCGGGCGATCTCGACGAACTGGCGCTGTTCGACGGTGAGTTCACCGGCGCGCGCGGTCGGGTCGACGTCCACGCCGTACTCGGCGAGCAGTTCGCCGGCCCGCCGGCGCAGCTGCTTCCAGCTGATCGGGCGCAGCGCGCGGGTGCTCTGCCGGTCGAGGAAGAGATTCTCGGCGACGGTGAGCGCGGGGATGATGGTGGAGCGCTGGTAGACGCAGGCCACCCGGGACCGCCAGGCGTCGGTGTCGCCGGGCGCGGGAGCCGGCTCGCCGTTGAAGCGCAGCGTGCCGGTGTCGGGGTTCTGCAGCCCGGTGAGGATCGAGACGAGGGTGGACTTGCCGGCGCCGTTGCGGCCGACCAGTGCGTGCGACTCGCCGGGCGCGACCGAGATGCGGGCGTCGCTGAGTGCGACGGTGGCGCCGAAGCGCTTGCTGATCCCGTCGGCCTCGACGACGGGGCCCCGGGCGGGGCTGGGGTCCGCCATGGCGGGGTCCTTTCACATCACAGAGCGAGCCCCGTGAGCGGCGGCGGCGGCTGGGGAACCGGTCCGCCGCTCACGGGAGTTGGTGGGTTACTTGCTGACGTTGTTGCCCCACAGGGCCTTGTCGTCGACGTTGTCCTTGGTGACCAGCGGGGCGGGGAGCTGGTCCTCCAGGCCGTTGGGCAGCTGGATGATCGTCGAGTCGTGGTCGGTGGCACCGGGCTGGAAGGTCTTGCCCTCGGCGGCGGCGTTGGCGTAGTACAGCGCGTACTTGGCGTACAGGTCGGCGGGCTGGGAGATGGTCGCGTCGATGTCGCCCTTGCGGATCGCGTCGAACTCCTGCGGGATGCCGTCGTTGGAGACGATGGTGATGTGGCCGGGCTGCCCGGCGGGCTTGAGCAGGCCCTTCTGCTGGAGCAGGGCGAGGGTCGGCTGCAGGAAGACGCCGCCGGCCTGCATGTAGATGCCGTTCAGGTCCGGGTTGGCGGCCAGGGTGGACTGGAGCTTGGCGGAGGCGACGTCGCCCTTCCAGTCGGTGGCCAGCTCGATCACCTGGATGCCGGGGAACTTGTCCTTCATACAGGAGGCGAACGCCTCCGAGCGGTCGCGCCCGTTGATGGAGCTCAGCGCGCCCTGGAACTCGGCCACCTTGCCCTTGCCGCCGAGCTGCTTGCCGAGGAACTCGCAGGCCTTGGAGCCGTACGCCTTGTTGTCGGCGCGCACCACCATGTAGACGTTGCCCTTGTCGGGGCGGGTGTCGACGCTGACCACCGGGATCTTCTTGCCGGCCAGGCTCTCCAGGGTGGAGGCGATCGCGCCGGTGTCCTGCGGGGCCATCACGACGGCCTTGGCGCCGGTGTTCTGGAACACCTGGACGTTGGCGACCAGCTTGGTGACGTCGTTCTGCGAGTTGCTGACCGGCAGGGTGTTCAGGCCCTGGGAGGTGGCGCCCTGCTTGATGTACTGCGCGTAGGAGTTCCAGAAGTCGGAGTCGGCGCGCGGCAGATCGATGCCGATGGCCGGCTTTCCGCCACCGGCGGTGGCGGACGCCGCGTCGCTGCCGCGGTTGCAGGCCGTGGCGAACCCCGCCAGGAGGACCGCGGCGGCGGCGGTGGCCGCGATTCTGGATGAGCGAGCCTTCATGGTGCTGGTCTCCTTGACTGGGGCCCCTGCTGCTGAGGGGGGCTGGTACGGCGGAACGGTGAGCCTCCCCGCAGGGCGGAGTGGAACCGGCTTCCCGGCCGGCCCTCAACCAGGAGAGAGGCCGGTTCCTGCACGGTCACGGGTGGCACAGCGCACCCGGACCGCGTCTTCCCGCAGTCATCGGATGGATTGCGGTAACGAGGACGATATGAGCCGGATACCTGGCTGACAAGAGGGAGGAGCGGACCAATCTCAATACGTGCCGCCCAGGGTTGGCGCCACTGGGGAGGGACGGTCGCCCCCTCTGAGCAGCGCATCACTGCAGGATGACCCCGAGTGGCCAGCAAACATCGGAGGACTTCTTGCCAGAAGAGCCCGGCGCTCGTATGGTCGGGGCGAGATAAATCATCCGATGTGTGGGACGGACGACGGGAGGCAGGGCATGAAGCTGCTGCGTATCGGGGCACCGGGGGAAGAGGTCCCGGCGGTTCTCGGTGAGGACGGGCGGGCTTTCGCCCTCTCGGCACTGACCGGCGACATCGACGGGGCGTTCCTCGCCGAGGGCGGGATCGACCGGGTCCGGGCGGCGCTGGCCGAGGGCTTGCTGCCCGCCGTGGACACGACCGGTATACGGGTCGGTGCGCCGATTGCCCGGCCGGGCAAGGTGGTGTGCGTCGGTCTGAACTACCGTGACCACGCGGAGGAGACCGGGGCGGCTGTGC
This genomic interval from Kitasatospora gansuensis contains the following:
- a CDS encoding ABC transporter permease; protein product: MSPTTEVSAHVTTAVPAPARPRFSLARYRDLSLVPVLLVLGVIGFIVSPAFLTSDNLLGVGQQATELSLLVLAEALILIAARMDLSLESTIGVAPVIAVWLVLPDHGARFNGLGLFPGWSAIPLCLLVGALIGAVNGFLILKLRLNGFIVTLGALTLLRGLQVAISEGQSIVNLPSSFTYLGRTSWLGVPAAIWICALLFLIAGSALAWLRHGRALYAIGGNAEAARAAGIRVDRITWIVLILGSLLAAFAGILYTGHYGSISADQGNGWIFQVFAATVIGGVSLNGGRGTLFGALTGVLTLQLVVNVMTLAGVPPLWNQFLNGAIIIVALIISRFASGEKQE
- a CDS encoding sugar ABC transporter substrate-binding protein codes for the protein MKARSSRIAATAAAAVLLAGFATACNRGSDAASATAGGGKPAIGIDLPRADSDFWNSYAQYIKQGATSQGLNTLPVSNSQNDVTKLVANVQVFQNTGAKAVVMAPQDTGAIASTLESLAGKKIPVVSVDTRPDKGNVYMVVRADNKAYGSKACEFLGKQLGGKGKVAEFQGALSSINGRDRSEAFASCMKDKFPGIQVIELATDWKGDVASAKLQSTLAANPDLNGIYMQAGGVFLQPTLALLQQKGLLKPAGQPGHITIVSNDGIPQEFDAIRKGDIDATISQPADLYAKYALYYANAAAEGKTFQPGATDHDSTIIQLPNGLEDQLPAPLVTKDNVDDKALWGNNVSK
- a CDS encoding DIP1984 family protein, with product MKLAEALAQRAAAVRRVEQLRTRVVGSARYQEGEEPAENAAEVLAQAGEVLDELERLIRQINRTNSTAIIEGGGTLTDALARRDVLRLRHSVITSAADAASGRDQRGAVRQMRSELRILSALPVAELRAQADVMAKEIREVDTLIQRTNWEIDLIED
- a CDS encoding sugar ABC transporter ATP-binding protein, which gives rise to MADPSPARGPVVEADGISKRFGATVALSDARISVAPGESHALVGRNGAGKSTLVSILTGLQNPDTGTLRFNGEPAPAPGDTDAWRSRVACVYQRSTIIPALTVAENLFLDRQSTRALRPISWKQLRRRAGELLAEYGVDVDPTARAGELTVEQRQFVEIARALSFGARFIILDEPTAKLDAHGIEKLFDKLRSLQQQGVAFLFISHHLQEVYDLCTTVTVYRDARHIVTAPVAELGQQALVEAMTGESTRNGEPAWSVTDRQDLDSTPLLEVAGLSLTGSYQDFALTARPGEVVGLAGAAASGNVQLGETLAGLHRPQSGTVTVAGRPVRTGRVPAALAAGIGFVPEDRHIQGLIPQRSVAENATLTVGDQLGPFGTVLPSRTRAFAERMIADLDIKTPGPSTPVSALSGGNQQKVVIARALATEPHVLVAIRPTNGVDIKSKESLLGTVRQVADAGKTALIVSDELDDLRVCDRVLAMFHGRVVAEFAPGWSDEELVSAMEGMTGPTDTKESHVSHH
- a CDS encoding DUF4240 domain-containing protein encodes the protein MNDSTTPLNSGADPGLPVMTWGRFWQLVEVLGGEAGTETCQGFEEACARLTETLSREPVGQIIGFGERLAEALYRLDQADFGTQPVLGMAGPDGSPFPQSDDGFLCSRAAVVAAGRQVYESIFGHPERFAPFTARHCEELLYVHEEAFEQVTGAEWDRLTRYDYESCSNKDGWPELGG
- the fdxA gene encoding ferredoxin produces the protein MTYVIALPCVDVKDKACLDECPLDCIYEGERMLYIQPDECIDCGACEPVCPVEAIYFEDDTPPEWQHFTAVNAEFFDELGAPGGSAKLGPIGRDHPVVAALPE
- the soxR gene encoding redox-sensitive transcriptional activator SoxR, which codes for MTSYRSGDDTRATPDDWLAIGEVSARTGAAVSALRFYEELGLIASERDERNQRRYPRHMLRRVALISVAKRIGIPLQDLGEAFADVPLDRPPSHQEWQRASRGWKLRLEERRQTIERLEAELTGCIGCGCLSMKACALLNPGDTLAEDGVGPRRL